The genome window GGAGAGTGGGGACACAAGTGTCCTCGCCTTTGTCAAACACTGTGTCAGACTGGAGCTGCCAAGCGTCACCTACGCCAAAGTCACTTCCCTCTTCACAACTCTGTTCCTGGGCCAGAAAACGGTGGGACAGGTGGCTTGTTCTGATGGACCGAACGGCCGTACCAGTCCGTCTAGTCCATTGGAGATAGACTTGTGTGAGTGAGGGGAGGAGTGACAGGCTGAAATaaaggggttggggggtgtgATTCTGTACAGTGCATTTGTCAgtattcctttttcattttatgaccccccccccccccccccatctataCCCCTGACTCACAGTTACCACTACAGTCCATATATAAGATGTATTGAAATGTATAGATTGTGAAACTTTGTCATTGAATGTCCAAAAgattacaaaaatattatacataattacaaaagcaaaacaacttAATGGAAAGTGTATAAAAGATGAGAGGAATTTGAGAAAATTTAGGatcaaatgtaatattttgtttgtaagtACTCTTGTGTTTTGGAGGAGGGATACTGGACAAAAATCatctgtaataaaataattttagtaaAACGTTGAGTTCTGTCATCCTTATCACACAATGTGTGGGGTTTATTCTTAATTCATTTTTgtagttatatttttaaatggggATTTGTAAAAAATATCATGGAATGCATAATTGTCAAAAATACAACTCGGTTTAAACCGAAATGGATCACCGCGTGATGCTGCACAACTGTTCTTTGTTCTTTATATATGTTGCACTTGACATGTGAGCGATGAATCGATGTGTAATTTCCTCCAGTGTGTCATCCTGCCGGGGCTCTCGGCTCTTCTCCATGACACCAGTTTGTTGTGCTCTGTTCAGGTGACTCTGGCAGGTGCTGAAAATTAGATTGTTGTTATTGCGCTGGATCTCAGTAGTCTTCTTACAGCATGGCGGATATGTCACAACTAATAATTAATAGTACTCACCAGCAGATGGCTTCATCTGAACTAATGTATGCagctcagtttttaattttattttttttgaaactttaattttttttatcaaatataTCAAAACATCACAACACATAAACCAACACATCCACAACTATGTACAAAATAAtctcacaaaaataaataaaacctctCCTTGTACATAGTAGTGTCAGCGTCCCTTCTCCCTGTTCTTTATTCAACAGAAACGGCAAAATTTGCCTGCATAATTGACAAGCTATCAAAAAgccatttactttttaattttatttttaatttattttatttaatatgtatgCAGCTCACGTAAGATTTAGTAAAGGGACTATGTGCTTTGTCAGGAGTTACAGCAGAAATCCCTCCGAAACGTGGGGCTCTGACTGCTGCATATGGCAGAAGCTTGTGGTGTCCGAAAGGGAGGTAAACTACTATTTGGAGGTTTTACGGAAACACAGCACTGAAAATCTTTACACGGATAAAATAGTTTATTGAGAACAACTGCTCGTGCTACTTTTTCTCTGTGAAAACTTTTTGCTCCCGCGCGAAAAGCCCCTGTGCGGCCTGTAACAATTTCCCGTTTCAATCAGGGACTGAACAATGACCGTTAAGCaccctttgtcaacttacaccttACAGGCTGGCAgcaacctttcttttacaaaactctaaatgatttgctcttggtgtaaaacaccacaaagcTGTTCCCACGGTATCTTACGTATCTTAGCTTACCGTCCAGTCAGTGCACCAAAGATCGGACTCAGGACTCGTACTGTGAAGAAACCTGTGTTAGTAAACAGCTAGGAAAACAGGCTTTACCTAAATATTATTTTGGCTTTCAGTGGCACCTGTTTTAATCTAGTGATACTAAAAAAACGCAAAGTGTATTTCTTAGGTGAAAAGCGTTATTATTatcaaatgcacattttttcagttgtttctaTTGTCAGCAAACATCGTAATGGGCTCATAAACTGTTAATGTCAGGTATTGTACTGAACAGCGAGCTGTTCATTCTTAACTGCCCAAGAGAAGAAATTAGCAACACGGTATACATTCCATGTAGTGATATATTTGCATAATGGAGAAGATGTATTAACATTTACGATACACCTTTCAGCCTATCCAGTTAACGTTTTTGGAAGTAGGAGGAGGAGCAGTTCGACACGACAGCGTACAACGCTCTTTATGACGACACCGTGTAGGCTGGATTCCCGGAGCTTGCGAAGTTTGACCCTCAAGGGCCGCCGTCGGCCGCCTGCAGGCAGTCTGTGTTGCAGACTCGACTCTACGTCACAGACGTGAAAACTGAAAGCGTGAACAACTTTCTTAAAAGCTGAAGGCGTTTAATGCCTGAACTTCCGCGAGGCCGCGGAGAGCCGAAGGCGCCGAGCTCTTCATGGCGGTTCTGGTCGTGTCACAAGTCGGCTCGGTGGATGAGGCAGCTCGTCGtcagcgagcgagcgagagagagatcataaaaagtgttttatctGTGAAGGAAACTTTTAATGACTCCCGATGGGAATGAATTACTGTACACTGCCACACGTTGTACTACTTTCAGACTTTGCTACAGCGCTGtcgctcctgtttttttttttcttttcttcttgttCCTCTCTCGATTTACTAAGAGCCGAACTGTCATATATAGCGATCGTGGTAACTGATCCGAGGTAAGACAACAGCGGCAGGAGgaaggcgcgcgcgcgcgagcgagcgagtgagcgatGCTGTGACCCGCGTTCCAGCGCTATGTCCGTGCGGAgacccccctccacctccacccgGAAGCCGAAGCCTCTCCTCCGGGCGCTCGCGCTCCTGCTCTACGTCTCCGGCTCCCTCTGTCCGGCGGTGGTCGCGGAGCCGCGCAGCCGCTGCGACGACGGAAAGGTGACAAAACTCGAGAGCAGAAACGCTTCACAACATTTaccagaagcttttctccaaactaacTTAAGCGACTTACGCCGTTAAGTTACCTACAGTACAGCTGggtgggtcattttactggcgAAATTCAGGGGGGGTAGTACATAACAACATAGTTGAGGGCGctgttcagttcagttccaTGATTTATTAGCTCTTctcaagcagtgacacagagcaaagaaacaagtCAAATGCATCAGAGAAGGAAACAAAGACCCGGAATTAGCATAATACATTGTCAACGCTTATAAATAAAGCTATAAGTTTGTCTGTTGGCCACAGAGGACAGCGACAGGtacaaaaaactcccaagtgaaagtcgagggaggaaaaaaaacctctctgggggtccaagtgccactgggctgtaccccccccccccccccccccccggaataGGAGGtataagtcagtttacaggtaataataacattgttgctgtatggtggCTTGATCTCCCAGTTCACATAGGTATGTCTCGTCACATACGTACATCAGTTTATACTTAATGTTTAATATGTGTTGACAGAGAGACGTAGGAAAAACTGAAAcgcagccaagtggaattattAAGTGTAACGTGTAAATCTTTAGGATctgaagactgagacagacggggcagttctgacagtaactggtaaacTGTTCCACAGTTGAGGTCTCTACAGTTAAAGGCACGActtcctactgaggtcttatcgatcacaggtactttaaggtaacccgtATCCAATGAACAacgatatcgtcctgggatataagaatcgtTAATCTCagaaaggtaagccggagcaataccacgtactgccttataggtccgAAATACGATTTTATAATCATCTCTAAATGTAATCGGGAGCCAGTGCAATGATttcagtaccggtgttatatggttgttCTTTCTAgttctgcagctggaagtgggattcaaacctgcgacctttggatccaaaggcagcagttttaaccactacactgccagctgcccccagATCACAGAATTGCATCTTATTGGCACCTGTTATTACCTGTATGTACACTGAGTGGAAAGCATGAAGTGAAAGCACCTGTCTTCTgtgagcaagtgtgtgtgtgtgtgagtgtgagtgagacgGAGAGAGAGCTGGTTTGGCACGGCCTCaatttccatgtgttttaaCAGCTCCTGCTGCACAGGGACCTGATCCCCCCCTCCAAGTATCACTGTCCTGGGCCGCGCTGGGCTGAACCCCGCCAGGTGGGAGTGTGTCCCATAGAGCGCACCCTAGCGCCCTCTGAGCGCTTCACACCTAGTCCGCATCTtaattattatgatgatgataactGTCTCTCTCTTCTGGCTGCTCCTGTTTGCAGAAGCTCGTCAGTGTGGATACAGCGTTCGTCCCGCAGGTAGGAACTGACCGACCTTTGAAATGCCGAGCTGCTCCTCTTTGTGTCTCTGCGATGCGACCCAAACATCTCGCTGTGTACCTGCTGGTGCTGCCTTGTGTCAGaaatttctttctgcttttccacTCTGGGGGATTTTTGGTAACATGCATGTattgaaatttttacatttcttcatgcTGAGGTAGGCAATTATGAtcagtttgttttgctttacatttacatttctacGATCTCTCCTGCTTACTCTGACTCCTGCCCCCTCGTCTCTCCCACAGCCATCGTCCATGGTCTGCATGGACTCTGCCATCTCCTACAACCACACCATCCCCAACAGGTGAGAAGTCCATCTGGTGTGCCCACTGTGGGAGGCTGACACTGGTCACTGACACCAGTAATGAGTAGTATGATCAAACCAGTGTGTGTATGGATTATGGTGAAGGGGCAGCGCATGTGTGAAATCTCACTGTTTGGATAACAGGTTGCCGTGCTAACTGTCAATGGTTCTCTCCGCAGTGGTTTCTACCGGCCGGTGGCAGCCCAGAGTGGGGAATACCAGTACTGCCCTCCCCAGCGCTGGCTACACAACCTGCAGGTGCCACCCCCACATCACACTGAGCAAATGACTCAAGGAATATAATGAACTGAGCAGAATGAACTCCTTTCAGCTGTAACAACACTTTTGTGGTGGTGGTACAGCTAGAATTGGCACCTtgtagctcctgggctgtgggctcAGACATGGGTTTGTATCTGGCTTAGCATGTGTGAAGTTCACACGTTCTCAGCATGCCTGtttaggtttcctcccacagtccaaagagacgACAGACCTGTGTTTCAGGAGACTCTAAATTGTCGTTCACTCTGAATTCCCACGCATATTTCCCTTATTCACTTAAAGAAACAGTGTGTATATGCTTttaagtgaatgagtgtgagaATTTGGGTGATTCCCTTggccagggtgtaccctgcctcacattaCATCCTGCTTGTGGGATAGGATCACTGCAGCCCTTCACTGGGcaggcagttattgatgatgagGGGAAGGTTTTATGTATTagtttgtaattttaatgtagtctGTATATAgcttacagtgtttgtttttgcaggtGTGTAGTCACTGCAAGGAGTTTGTCTATGAAACCTTAGAAACTCTTCTCATAGGGCCAGAACAGCACTTAATAAACTGCTTGTTCATGACACATGTATcccatgtgtgtgtttactttttccaaagcTTGGAGCTGTGGCCTTTCTGTACCATCCGTGTACCTCGGTTGCCCAGCGTGCGCTGCTGTCTGTCCTGGCACACTCCTGTATGTCCCATTACATCATCACTCCATTCCCACAGCTGAGCAGGAAAAGGGTCAGTCttattcacattttccagtAAATGAATTGCTCTTATTTGGTTGTATTGCTTTGGCACCATTGCAGGGTGACTGTTGtgaataaatgttgctgatTTTTGTTCTAAAGCCACTCGCCTTAGTCGTCTGGGGGCGCACGTTGGAGCTGTCCCATGTGACCGCGTCAGACATCTGCGATTGGCTCAGCATGAATGTCCGTGACGGCATCCGTAGTGAGGTGCAAGGAAAAGTGCTGTACAGCTTGCTGTTGACAAGGGCGTCAGAGTCCCAGGGGCTGAGATCCCCAAATCAAGAGGATACACAGCAGGTGGGGAAAATACAGGGAATGTCAAGGGTCGCTAACAGAGGGCAGTATATTTTATTCGCCAAGGTCTAATGTTGTGTCTATCTCTTCCAGGCTGTGAAGCACTGCTGCGCAGAGACTCTCTCTATGCTTCTTGAGGATGGTGGTGGGGCGGATATAGAAggttggaagaaaaaaaggagagcaGAAGTGATGGTCAGTCCACTGGTGACTGAGGGGACAGTGAAGGAGATGGATGGGAATGTTGAACTACGTAGGAAACGTGCCGCTGTCCTAGGCAACAAGGTGGAAATGGGAGACACAGGGAAGCTGGAGTCCAACAAAGGCCAGGACAACACCACAATTGAGGCACGAACAAACTCAAGCCATGGAGAAACACCAGGGGGTGCTGCAAGAGCAGGAGTGCAGCCTGCCGGAGGACAGGAGAAGGGACTGCAGAACAGCACATCTGACACAGCTGAAGGAATCAGAGCACCTGAATTGAAGGGGAATGAAGAAGATGAACAAGGTAAATCTAAGCCTGGAGACTTGAGGATGCAGGCAGCAGAGGGACCCTGGAGGAAGGGACTGAAGAGCAGGGAGAAGCAGCTGAAGGAGGCGGAGTCTGACGGGAAGCAAGGTGAACAGCAGGCGGAGCACGTGCCCCAAATACAAACCAAGACACTTCGGACAGAGCAGCAGGCGCCGCAGATGGTGGACGAGTCCCGTAAGCCCGACTGTGGGAGGACCAAGGAGGGGGGGGCAGCCGGGGCAGCCGGGCCAGTCCAGAGGGTGCCCACGGCACGCACGGATGAGGCAGTGTGGGCGGCGGCAGCGCTGAGCTTCCTGCTGGCTCTACTGGCGTTGTCTGTTCTACACACTAGGCTGTACCGCAACTGGCGCAGCCCCCCCAGCCTGTACTGGAGAGACCCCACAGAAGACTACGACAGTGTGGCAGGTGGGCGACTCGTCACGCACGTTGCAGCTCAACGGCTAAACACGCGCAGGCCTCAGGAGCACATCTTGACCTTGCCTCACACTGGCATTTTTGTGGTGAATGGTGTAGGCAAGGTGATGTCAGAACTCTTTGTATGCGATAAGTGCTGAtgttaaatacagaaatagTTTATGTATCATactcattttgttgttttcaaagGGCTCGAATGCTTGAGTccagttttagtttggttttgAATCGGCTTTCTGTGAGCTGGGTGCGTATCGCTGATGGCCTTGATCTTTCCTTATGATATAGTGCCAGCTCACTTTGAGAGTTTTCACTGctttaaaacatattgtgctGCACCCTGCATTCTGGTCATAATGATGCATCACTTGTGTTCTCTTTCTGTTCAACAGTTTTAAACTGTACACTGCAGAGGTTCCTAGCTACAAAGTTCAAAGGCTATTGgtaatggaaaataattgcTATATTTAAGACGGAGGGATGTGGGCCAGAACAGCTGCACAGGAGAGCCTGTGTTCCTCCCAAAGGAATGAAGTCTTGCCATAATGCATTCATAGTTGACTAaatcagaatattaaaaaaaaaaaacaccagaaccCTTCTGGAAGAGTTTAATAGAGATAATCAGGatgcaaaaatgaaagcagCTTGGAACCtggaaagaaatgtttcatGACCTGCTTCTGTTTGGGTTCACGGAGCAGCTATAATGTTCAAAGTGGAAATGGGTCAGAGGGGGTGGTTGCTGTGCTGCTCGCTGGACGATGGCCTTTTAGTTGTGTTTAGTGCTGCGCGCCTCTCAGCGGTCAGTGGTCCACAGTATGCTGGGCTGCAGAGGTGCTCACATCACTGAAGTGATAAGCAAACTCTTCCAGCTCCCAGGGAAGTGTAAACCTGTGGTTCTTCCCTAATATTTcttcaaatgtatttacatgCTTATATGCACTTGACAGACTTTGCGTTGGTGTGTTTGGGGCTGTGAACATGAACCtgtctttgtctgtgtgtttctcagaagtgatcCGCCGGAGGCTCAGAATGGTGGgccagaggaagaggagaggcGTTGCGAGCCGGAGGCAGGAGTGCGCCTTgctccccacctccagcagtgaAGACTCGAGCTGAGAGCTTCCCCGAACCTCTCCTCACAACTGCCTGTCTGAGGCACAGTGAGGAACAGCCAGCACTTCCCTCAGACACTCAGTATCTTTCTTCCTCCAGGGGTCTCGTTTGTTTTGCTGGGCAGGGGTCAGGGAGAGCGCCCTCACCTAGCCCTGTGCTGCAGCCATACATAATAGGAGTGGCCTTCCGCCATGTGATTTCCACATGGATATCCACgtgttgggggtgcagtggcgcaatgggttggaccgggtcctgctctccagtgggtctggggtttgaatcctgcttggggtgccttgcgacagactggcgtcctgtcctgggtgtgtcccctccccctccggccttacgccctgtgttgccagggtaggctccagttccccgtgacccccgtatgggacaagcagttcagaaagtgtgtgtgttgtgtgtgtgtgtgtgtgtgtgtgtgtgtgtgtgtgtgtgtgtgtgtatccacgTGTTGGGCATTTATAAAATTGCTCTGTGAGCAATTTTTGCCTGTGTGAGCAAGGATCATTGTTTCAAGTTTCATTGTAAAACTTGTAGAAACATGCTGTCTTTTAAAggaaagactttttaaaaatcatttttatattgACTCCTGTGTCCTGACACCCTGGAATGATGATATAGGCAAGTAAAGCTCTAACGAAAATTTCTACTAGTTTGTATGTGCGTGTAACTTGAGAGTTTGGACTATGACAATGTGTACAATTAGACTTAAGGGTGTCGATACCCAGGGCCAAAGTTGTATAATGTGGCAGTGTGATGCACAAAACCATCAGACACAATCTTTGTTATTCCAACTAGGTCCTTTGGTCTCCTTTGGGTATCGTCAAAGTGGCCATTTCATGTTCGTACAtgttttccattgtttgtttttttttttttttttttctgttgttgctATGGCATGACAGATGCATGCGCTGATGTAGCGTTATCACTGTGGTGCCGTAGGGTATTGCACGTGTGAACTGTTCAGACTGTTTTCTCGCTCTCCACCAAAAGCTAACTGTTCTGGAAAAGGCAGCCAGAAATAGCTTCTGTCAGGTAAATAATTCTGTCTGCTAAGTGCTCTGCAGGATCAGAGAGACACATGGACTCCCAGGGCCTCAGGACTCAGCTGTTTGAAGGGAGGACTTATTGCTAAGGAGTCCACAGACTCCAGTTGATCTGCAGATGCTCCAGTTATTCAGTACTTGtactttttatatgtatttttagacATTGTAACATCTGAAAAGGTTTGGGTGGAGTGAAAATGAATAGCTGATTACTTgcatagttattttttttttccccctgtagGTTACAAGCTGAACACTACAGCACCTCCCAGTTCTCAGTCCTGACCCTTATTCACGATGATGTTTAGAGTTTGCTACATaaatgaacatattttaaaCTAAGGAAAagttgagaaaaaaatgcaggatgTGATCTGTATTGCTTTTCTATGTATAAAGTATTTTGGTGTGGTTATGTAGTCACACTTGTCCTCTAATGCATTTTTATCAAGTGGAATGTGAAATGTGTGCAATAATGGGAAGACAGGGGAAATCAATACTACATACCCCAGCATTTGTACCACAGGATAGCTGACTGATTACAAGTAATGGCAGGGATATTAATCTAGCGCCAAGCCAGGACAGGAAGTCTGCTGACACAAGAAAACATTGGGAAAGTATCCAAACACTGCTGCTTTATTGAGTGTCCTGTGACAGATATAAAGGCCAGTGTGGTTATTAACAAGGCTTGCAGTGCGCTCCTGTATCAGTGGTGCCCAGATGGTCGACGAGGTATCATTGCTGCACTGGAGCTTTCAGCCTTTCGTTTCCATTAGCGACTGATTTATAAGCACAGCAGGTCACATGACCTCTTACCTAAAAGATCTACTGCAATTAAACGATTAAGAGGCAATTAAACCGTTAAAAAACCTGCAGACTCCATAGCCCTCAAGGGTTATTAAAGTAGTAGATGTAATAGCACAGACATTAATCTGTTTTACAACTAAAATGGACTTGGAAacctagtgtttttttttttttttctagctcaAGTCCCATGGGGCTCACTCAGGCAACATAACCCTACTTTTCcagtaaacaaacacatgtaaataGATGACAGACAAAAGTAAGATTAGACTGCTTTAGATAAATGACTCATGTCTTACTGATTAGCCAATgacccacacaaaaaaaaccataaGACAAGTAacatatttattacaaatgtacagttTGTCTATTAAGTCTAAGATTTTTTtgagtaattttatttctgctgttttgtacAGATTAACTCTGTTTAGAGCATTTCTCCCCATCACCACCCCTTTGCCCAGTGAAGCCTTGAGACCAGTTGAAAAAAACAGGAGTGGGTAGAGTGCAGTACCACTCTttggccagcagggggagggggagcccAAGTGGGAAACTTCTATACTGGATGCCTGCTTGCATCTGGTtgttcttttgttgttgttgagcTGGGTTTGGACCTGGGTGGTGGTGGTATGTGAGCAAGGGGATGCAGGGTTTGGACTATATGCACAATGAACTATCCTGGCCACAGGGGGAAACAGGCCCACTGGAATACTGATCTAGTCTGGCAACCACTGACCTGCACCCCCACACCAACTCCCACTAACCTCCACACCCAGTCAAGTGGACAGTGCTGTGCCCTAGCCACTCTATTAGagaacagcaaataaaaatgaacgaTGTAATGGCTCCCAAATGCGTACATagcttattaaaaaatataatgaaaatatatctttatatatttatatatctgctTCGACTCGGTGACCATGTTTGGGGAAGTACTAAACTGGCACCAGACTTGCagtgttgtatttttctccCCAGTTGAAACAGTGAAACATTGGCATATATTGTAAGCAAGTGTAGCAAGCAAGAGTGCAAAGTTTATCgctcagtaaaaatgaaaaacaaaaaggagtaaAACGAGTCCTTTCATAAGGATACAAAAACTGGATGAAGCAACACGAACTTGCAAGAAAACAACATTGGCAAATGCTGGTTCGCAAAATAAGATTTCATAGTTTAAGgctttcccaaaaaaaaaaaaaaaaaaaaaaaaaaaactagtacAAACACAAAGATTTAACTAGTCTTAATAGAGCTGGAGTTGAGGACTGAGGGTATCCTGCAGTGGTCATGGGACTGTGTCTTGAGGGCGTGGATAAAATTGATCTAAGGACCCCACTTGCCCCCTACTTCCAGCTCCTTTGTTTGGCTTTTTAATATTACTGGTACAAACAGGATGCAAAAGGTTGGCATAAGCAGGCAGTTTGGTGAAACGAGTATCTGAGATCACAGAGCCCCGCCCAGCCACCATCAAACGCCTACTGAGTAGAGGCCCAATGCAGACACCACAAGTGGTCATGCTACAGATAAACAATGAGGTAAAGCCTACTGTTAGCATTTTACTTTGACAGCATTTCCACATAAATTCACCCACATTAAAGGTCTTGTTAGTTTAGTGCACCGCTGTAACAGTGCTGTTAATAACCGCAGCCCTCAATGTCAAAGTCAGACAGCACTGGCCCGCAGACCCCCAGCTACCCTCTGCTACTCCCACTGAGCGAGGCGTGCGCGAGAGGGTCTGCCACATTAAGCCTCCGGTAGAAATTCAGGCTTGTTTTCCACTTCGACGAAAAGGGTTTTGGGGGTGGGAGCAATTTGCTGACAGTAGAAATTCTTGCCCTGCAATATCaaagatcagttttttttttttttgtaccaggACCTATCACACTCTGGTCATCCTCATCTTTTACCCATCAGTCTATTTATGAGCTCCTGGTAATCATCCACCTCACACTTGCTAGGAGTTTCATCCtgacacacctgcacacaccccccaacacccccagGAAAAAAAGATTGGCCACTGTTCAAGTGATGCTCGATACACATTAAAAACTACTACAA of Scleropages formosus chromosome 10, fSclFor1.1, whole genome shotgun sequence contains these proteins:
- the tp53i13 gene encoding uncharacterized protein tp53i13, producing the protein MSVRRPPSTSTRKPKPLLRALALLLYVSGSLCPAVVAEPRSRCDDGKLLLHRDLIPPSKYHCPGPRWAEPRQKLVSVDTAFVPQPSSMVCMDSAISYNHTIPNSGFYRPVAAQSGEYQYCPPQRWLHNLQLGAVAFLYHPCTSVAQRALLSVLAHSCMSHYIITPFPQLSRKRPLALVVWGRTLELSHVTASDICDWLSMNVRDGIRSEVQGKVLYSLLLTRASESQGLRSPNQEDTQQAVKHCCAETLSMLLEDGGGADIEGWKKKRRAEVMVSPLVTEGTVKEMDGNVELRRKRAAVLGNKVEMGDTGKLESNKGQDNTTIEARTNSSHGETPGGAARAGVQPAGGQEKGLQNSTSDTAEGIRAPELKGNEEDEQGKSKPGDLRMQAAEGPWRKGLKSREKQLKEAESDGKQGEQQAEHVPQIQTKTLRTEQQAPQMVDESRKPDCGRTKEGGAAGAAGPVQRVPTARTDEAVWAAAALSFLLALLALSVLHTRLYRNWRSPPSLYWRDPTEDYDSVAEVIRRRLRMVGQRKRRGVASRRQECALLPTSSSEDSS